One genomic region from Opisthocomus hoazin isolate bOpiHoa1 chromosome Z, bOpiHoa1.hap1, whole genome shotgun sequence encodes:
- the LOC142358855 gene encoding alpha-N-acetylneuraminate alpha-2,8-sialyltransferase ST8SIA3-like, translating into MRSCKMVRVASVLGLVMLSIALLILSLISYVSLKKDNIFGAPRAAGPGGPRMYMFHAGFRSQFALKFLDPSFVPITNSLTHELQEKPSKWAFNRTAFALQRQEILQHVDVIKNFSLTKNSVRIGQLMHYDYSSHKYVFSISNNFRSLLPDVSPILNKHYNVCAVVGNSGILTGSQCGQEIDKSDFVFRCNFAPTEAFQKDVGRKTNLTTFNPSILEKYYNNLLTIQDRNNFFLSLKKLDGAILWIPAFFFHTSATVTRTLVDFFVEHRGQLKVQLAWPGNIMQHVNRYWKNKHLSPKRLSTGILMYTLASAICEEIHLYGFWPFGFDPNTREDLPYHYYDKKGTKFTTKWQESHQLPAEFQLLYRMHGEGLAKLTLSHCA; encoded by the exons ATGAGGAGCTGCAAGATGGTGCGGGTGGCCAGCgtgctggggctggtgatgcTGAGCATCGCGCTGCTCATCCTCTCCCTCATCAGCTACGTCTCGCTGAAGAAGGACAACATCTTcggcgcgccccgcgccgccggcccgggggGACCCCGCATGTACATGTTCCACGCGGGATTCAG GTCCCAGTTCGCGCTGAAGTTCCTGGACCCCTCGTTCGTGCCCATCACCAACTCCCTGACCCACGAGCTGCAGGAGAAGCCCTCCAAGTGGGCCTTCAACCGGACCGCGTTCGCACTTCAGAG gcAAGAAATTCTTCAGCACGTCGACGTaataaaaaatttttctttgacCAAGAACAGCGTTCGGATCGGGCAGCTGATGCATTACGATTATTCCAGCCATAAGTATGTTTTCTCCATCAGCAATAACTTCAGGTCGCTGCTTCCCGATGTGTCGCCGATCCTGAACAAGCATTACAACGTCTGCGCCGTGGTTGGAAACAGTGGGATCCTGACCGGGAGTCAGTGCGGGCAGGAAATAGATAAATCCGATTTTGTTTTTCGCTGCAATTTTGCTCCAACTGAGGCTTTCCAAAAAGATGTCGGAAGGAAAACCAATCTTACAACCTTCAACCCCAGCATCCTGGAAAAGTATTACAACAACCTTTTGACCATTCAGGATCGAAACAACTTCTTTTTAAGTCTGAAAAAGCTTGATGGGGCCATTCTTTGGATCCCCGCTTTTTTCTTCCACACGTCAGCAACGGTCACGAGAACACTGGTTGACTTCTTTGTCgagcacagagggcagctgaaggTCCAGCTGGCTTGGCCAGGAAATATCATGCAGCACGTGAACAG atacTGGAAGAACAAACACTTGTCGCCCAAGCGGCTGAGCACAGGTATTCTCATGTACACCCTGGCTTCTGCCATATGCGAAGAGATTCACTTGTACGGATTCTGGCCCTTCGGGTTCGACCCCAACACGAGGGAGGACCTCCCGTACCACTACTACGATAAGAAGGGAACAAAGTTCACGACCAAGTGGCAGGAGTCCCACCAGCTGCCTGCAGAGTTCCAGCTGCTCTACAGGATGCACGGTGAAGGACTGGCCAAACTCACCTTGTCGCATTGTGCCTAA